The proteins below come from a single Candidatus Zixiibacteriota bacterium genomic window:
- a CDS encoding c-type cytochrome, translated as MTLPSVGVSFALLVLIMTGVAVAAVILGLLWREINFPDDRIGRRFAAVVALFNAVELATLMRIEAGLGAGDAMAAGPTGKSVFRNCAACHAVDKVLAGPSLREVYTIYRDNPQGIVDWAKNPGKKRPEFVQMPSMAQLGDDNLALVADYMLELGAMESLPAEPEQM; from the coding sequence GTGACGCTCCCGTCCGTCGGAGTATCCTTCGCGCTGCTCGTGTTGATCATGACCGGAGTCGCCGTCGCCGCCGTGATTCTCGGATTGCTCTGGCGGGAAATCAACTTCCCCGACGACCGTATCGGACGGCGGTTCGCCGCCGTGGTCGCGCTGTTTAATGCCGTCGAGCTGGCGACGCTCATGCGAATAGAGGCGGGCCTTGGCGCCGGCGATGCCATGGCTGCCGGTCCCACCGGCAAGAGCGTCTTTCGCAATTGCGCGGCCTGCCATGCGGTCGATAAGGTACTGGCCGGACCGTCGTTGCGCGAAGTGTACACCATTTACAGGGACAACCCGCAGGGCATCGTCGATTGGGCGAAAAATCCCGGCAAGAAACGCCCGGAGTTCGTGCAGATGCCCTCAATGGCGCAACTGGGCGACGACAACCTCGCGCTGGTGGCGGACTACATGCTGGAACTCGGTGCGATGGAAAGCCTGCCGGCTGAACCAGAGCAGATGTGA
- the rlmN gene encoding 23S rRNA (adenine(2503)-C(2))-methyltransferase RlmN: MAKTNLIGYTRAQLESLFADLGEKPFRGRQLYKWIYQIRQTDFAAMTDLTRTLRERLAADYTIDGLFVEHRARSADGTEKFLFRLHDGHPVESVLIPDDERGRSTVCISSQAGCALACRFCATGTMGLIRDLTVGEIVGQLLFLRDLYGHDCFTNVVFMGMGEPLNNYHNLIESLQIMKDELGLGIGAKRITVSTSGVTPKIRKLADSGLKVRLALSLHAATQEKRIRLMPIAQTFGLDKLIDAVRYYAEQTKDRVTFEYVLIDDFNDTMDDVLALARLIQGIPCKINLLAYNPVPGLPYRRPSDEKVDWFGRQLYPRAPAVTVRKSRGRDIEAACGQLAARKIDSGVAYES; this comes from the coding sequence ATGGCGAAAACCAATCTGATCGGCTATACCCGGGCACAACTCGAATCGCTCTTTGCGGATCTCGGCGAAAAACCCTTCCGTGGCCGCCAGCTCTACAAGTGGATCTACCAGATCCGACAGACCGATTTCGCGGCCATGACCGATCTGACCCGGACCCTCCGCGAGCGACTCGCCGCCGACTACACGATCGACGGCCTCTTCGTTGAACACCGCGCCCGCTCGGCCGACGGCACCGAGAAGTTCCTGTTCAGGCTGCACGACGGCCACCCGGTCGAGTCCGTCCTCATTCCCGACGACGAACGCGGCCGCTCCACCGTCTGTATTTCGTCACAGGCCGGATGCGCGCTCGCCTGCCGGTTTTGCGCCACCGGCACGATGGGGTTGATCAGGGATCTGACAGTCGGAGAGATTGTCGGCCAGCTCCTCTTTCTCCGCGATCTCTACGGACACGACTGTTTCACCAATGTCGTCTTTATGGGCATGGGGGAGCCGCTGAACAACTACCACAATCTCATCGAGTCGCTCCAAATCATGAAAGATGAACTGGGGCTCGGTATCGGGGCGAAACGTATCACCGTTTCAACCTCCGGTGTCACCCCCAAAATACGCAAGCTTGCTGACTCCGGCCTCAAAGTGCGGTTGGCCCTGTCCCTGCACGCCGCCACTCAGGAGAAACGGATCAGGCTGATGCCGATCGCGCAAACGTTCGGTTTGGACAAGCTTATCGACGCCGTGCGCTATTACGCTGAACAAACGAAAGACCGCGTCACGTTTGAATACGTACTGATCGACGACTTCAACGATACGATGGACGATGTCCTCGCGCTCGCGCGACTGATTCAGGGCATCCCATGCAAGATCAATTTGCTGGCCTACAACCCGGTGCCGGGGCTGCCGTACCGCCGTCCGTCCGATGAAAAGGTCGACTGGTTCGGACGGCAGTTGTATCCCCGTGCACCCGCGGTTACCGTGAGAAAGAGCCGGGGCCGGGATATCGAGGCCGCCTGCGGCCAGCTCGCGGCTCGCAAAATCGACAGCGGAGTGGCGTATGAATCGTAG